In the genome of archaeon BMS3Bbin15, the window ATATTCCATCTGCTCTTTTAGACCTATTATTAATTTCATCTGAATGTTTTTCTGAGCATAGTTGCATAAAGATTCAAAAGAGGAAAATTTGTACAATCCATTATTATTATACAAATTATATTCGATACCTACTACCATGCCATTCTTACCATCCTCTACAATTTCTGGCACCGCAAAAGGATTAGATGCGATAATTGGGAGTCCGTAAGACATTGCTTCGAGATAAACAAATCCAAAGGTATCGAATAGTGTAGGGAGAACAAAGACATCGGCATTTTTATATGATTCCAGTACCTTTTCCCGTGGCACCGGGGCTTCAATGAACTTTATTTTCAAATTATTTTCAAATTTTTTCCTTATTTCAGGCGATGTATTGGATAGAAAAACTAAAGAGACATCATATTTCCCAGAGATACTATCAAAGGCTTTAAGAACTTCATGACCACATTTACCCCAGATATTTCTACTAACATAAAGAAAGTTTATAGTATCTCCATGTCTTCTTTCAATTTTTTCGTTTTCAATATGCATAGCCGGATATACAACTTCGAATTTATCTTCAATTTCCTCGAATTGTTTTCCAAAGAAGGATTTTATAGAATTAAGGGATGCATAGCTCCAAGGAAGAATTTTACATCTGGATTTTTTTATATGCTGCACAGTTTTGGATTTAATTTCATCTATGTTTGAATTATTATGCTGGTAACCTACAAGTGAATATACATGTTCGACATCAGTGACCCATGGTTTATTTGATTTTATCATTAATCCTCCAGATGAATATATTAAATCTTCATCGCATCTCAGTGGGATTGCATTTATATTTCCTGTAAAATTCCTGTAAATTCTGAGAGCAAAACGCTTGGCTCTATGAGTAATTGGTGGTCTTGGTCCTTCAGCCCCCCTGAATAGAGTAGCCTCTTTGTACACAACACCATCGGGGGGATAATTTAATATCTCATCATAAGCCGGGTGACCGCCTTTACGGAAATAAACGTTAATCATTTCACTCTCCCTTCTTAATCCTGGCTACAATTATAATATTGCTCGCCATATCCTTCCAAATTTTTAATAGTGGAATTAACATCTTTCTTTTCACTCCTGTATTGAGTATGAAATCTTGCCAGTATGCAACTTCTTCTATTTTGAAACCGTGACTTTCTAGGAGATTACTCAAGCTTTCTGCATGATGGATTATGATATGCTCCTTAGCTGTAAATATTCCTCCCTGCAACCTGAAAAACTTCCTCAAGAATCTGGCCATATAATCTGCATTTGGGGTTGTTAAAATAAAGTATCCATCCTCTCTGAGATGACGTTTGACTTGTTCCAAAAATATTCCTTGGTCAGGCAAATGTTCTATTAATTCACCTGCGATAATAATATCGAATCTTTTGTTTAATTTCATGGTCATCACATTTTCGCATATGAGATTATATCCTAACCTTCGAGCTTTGTTAACACCTTCTTCATTAATGTCCACACCCAGAACGGTTCTACTATTTTCTTTTATCCTTTTATGTAGCCATTGGCCTTTACTAACCTGTTTTGGTAAGCCCCCAAAGCAACCTATGTCCAAAACTTCTTTCCCTTTGACATATCTTTGAATTATTTCAAATCTATCCATAACTAATTTCATATATAATCTCCTCCAGCAATTGTCTCATCATAAGCCGGGTGACCACCTTTACGGAAGTAAACGTTAATCATTTCACTTTTCCTTCCTAGTCCTGGCTACAAACAGGACTGATTCTGCGAAATCATTGAAAAAATAAGTGATAATCTTTAATAAACTTCTTCTCCATGTTAAGCAAATACTGTTGACGTAATGGGTCTCTACAATATTGAAGCCATGCCTTTCCAGGAGAGATTTAAGGGTTCCATAGCTATGTACTACAACATGTCCTATGTTTTTGCATATATCATAATCATCTTTAATTCGGAACAGGATTCTATTTATGTGGTAGGCTATATCATGGGCATTGGGTGTTGTTAGTATAAATATACCTTCTTCATCCAGGTGTTTCTTTACATTATCCAGAAAAATACCCTGATTTTCAATATGTTCAATCACTTCACCAGCAAAGACAACATCAAACCTCTTCCCAAGGTCTAAATTGGGCTCACTGGCATCGGCATGTATCAGATTATAACCTCTTATGTTCCAGTATTCCACTGCTTTTTTATTATAATCCAGCCCAACAACTTCTTTTGCCACGTTCCTTATAATATCATGTGTGAATTTGTCATCTTCACCATTACCACCTATTCCACCAACACATCCAATATCCAGGACTATTTTATTTCTGCAGTATCTTTCAAGAAGTTTTCTCCTATTATTAAGCAACATCTTATATATTCCCCTTTTAAATATTACTACCTATAAAGAGGTGCTAAGGCCTCATATATGTCAGTAAACACCTCTTCAAGCCCTATACGTATATTCCATTCAGGATAGTGATTTTTTGCCTTGTTTATGTTCGAAATCCACCAGATATGGTCAGCCTCTCTCTCTGGCCCCATTTTATAATTCATCCTCTTTCCAGTAACTTCTTCTATCAAATCAAAAGATTCAAGAAGTGAAATGGAATTCTTTCTGGAGCCTCCAATGTTATAAACTTCTCCGGAACGTGGGTTCCTTATAAATTCATGGAAGAGTATAGCCAAATCCCTCGCATGGATAACATCTCTCAACTGGTAACCACCATTGCCGAAGATTGTGAGTGTCTCCCCGGTTAAAGCCTTTTTAACAAAGTATGGTTCCCAGTTATGCATCTCCACAGCCTTTGCAGCCCCACCTGTAATGCACCCCATTCTGAACACACCTGTTTTAAGACCATAGAGTCTGGCATATTCCTGTGTATATAAATCGCCAGCAACCTTGCTTACACCGAAAGGTGTGTGCATATTCTGGTCTATTCTAAGTGATTCATCAAATCCATCCCAGATAGTCGGGTCAATGGGTTCATATCTTTTACCCATTTTCTGATAGGAATAGTAATTGGGTACCTCTCCATATACCTTGTTTGATGAACAGAATACAAAGGGTGCCTCTTTATTATTTTGCCTTACTGCTTCAAGAAGAAATACCGTACCATAAGCATTGATTTGGAAATCTTCCAGGGGTATTTCAATAGAGCGTGGATGAGACGGCTGAGAAGCGGTATGGATTATTGCATCAGCCGTTTCTATTAAGGGTATTATCTTCTCATCTCTGATATCCATTTCATGGTGTTCAATGTTATATTCCTTTATGAGCTTTGATAGATTATCCTCTGTGCTACCTTCTTTCCCGAAGATTTTTCCGCGCATATTATTGTCAACACTTACTACATTCCATCCCTCTTCAGAAAAGAGTTTACAGCATTCTGAACCTACCAATCCTGCTCCACCTGTTATAAGAACCGTCTTATCCATTGAATTACACCTTCTTAACAAATAATTTTGACAACATAACAAGAGGCATTATGCACAATACACCCTTAAAAATAAATATGATTCCATACTTAAAACTTTTGAAGTGGTGATTTATTACAATTACATTATTGTTACCCTTATGCAGAAGAAATAATTAAATATGAGCCGAGGTTTCTATTTTATAGAGGTAGTGGGAAAGTGAAAATTTCAGTTATTGGCACAGGGTATGTCGGGCTTGTTACAGGTGTATGTTTTGCTGAATTGGGAAACGAAGTAATCTGCGTGGATGTGGATAAAGAAATGGTTGATAAGATTAACAGTTCTATCACC includes:
- the rfbE gene encoding CDP-paratose 2-epimerase produces the protein MDKTVLITGGAGLVGSECCKLFSEEGWNVVSVDNNMRGKIFGKEGSTEDNLSKLIKEYNIEHHEMDIRDEKIIPLIETADAIIHTASQPSHPRSIEIPLEDFQINAYGTVFLLEAVRQNNKEAPFVFCSSNKVYGEVPNYYSYQKMGKRYEPIDPTIWDGFDESLRIDQNMHTPFGVSKVAGDLYTQEYARLYGLKTGVFRMGCITGGAAKAVEMHNWEPYFVKKALTGETLTIFGNGGYQLRDVIHARDLAILFHEFIRNPRSGEVYNIGGSRKNSISLLESFDLIEEVTGKRMNYKMGPEREADHIWWISNINKAKNHYPEWNIRIGLEEVFTDIYEALAPLYR
- a CDS encoding putative S-adenosylmethionine-dependent methyltransferase/MSMEI_2290; the encoded protein is MLLNNRRKLLERYCRNKIVLDIGCVGGIGGNGEDDKFTHDIIRNVAKEVVGLDYNKKAVEYWNIRGYNLIHADASEPNLDLGKRFDVVFAGEVIEHIENQGIFLDNVKKHLDEEGIFILTTPNAHDIAYHINRILFRIKDDYDICKNIGHVVVHSYGTLKSLLERHGFNIVETHYVNSICLTWRRSLLKIITYFFNDFAESVLFVARTRKEK
- a CDS encoding putative S-adenosylmethionine-dependent methyltransferase/MSMEI_2290, producing MKLVMDRFEIIQRYVKGKEVLDIGCFGGLPKQVSKGQWLHKRIKENSRTVLGVDINEEGVNKARRLGYNLICENVMTMKLNKRFDIIIAGELIEHLPDQGIFLEQVKRHLREDGYFILTTPNADYMARFLRKFFRLQGGIFTAKEHIIIHHAESLSNLLESHGFKIEEVAYWQDFILNTGVKRKMLIPLLKIWKDMASNIIIVARIKKGE